A stretch of DNA from Rickettsia hoogstraalii:
GAATTGATATTTGTCCCTATCGTTCTACCGATAAAAGTTATACTTTACCTAGCGATAAACGATTTATTAGGCAATAATCACTTTTCTAATCCATAAAAAAATCCGTTTGCGAGAAAGACGTTGTTGCGTGGATCGATTTTCCGTCATTGTGAGAAGAATTACGTAGTAATTCGACGAAGCAATCCAGTTAAAAATTCTGTAAATCAGAATTTTTTTATTATTTTTTCTGGATTGCCACGTCGCTTCGCTCCTCGCAATGACAATTAAGATATCTACGCAACAATGCCATGCGGGACTGACATAGAATGCGTTTTTTGAGCCATGCAACAAGACCTGGAAGTGAGCTAATAGAAGTTAGTATAAGAAGTTAGTATAATTTTATGATTCTTTGGTAGGATTTTGTGGAGGCTTTAGGCTTTCTACTATTTTATTCAGGTCTATTTGACTACAGATTCCCAGTAATACGGGATCACGAGGACGAATAGAATTCATATTCCAATGGCTACGAGTTCTAATAGCATCTATAGTAGTCTTAGTAGTGCCTATTAATTTAATTATTTGATGGTCTTGGATGTTCGGATAATTAGACAATAACCAATATATAGCATCCGGTTTATCTTGACGCCTTGCTATAGGAGTGTATTTAGCACGCTGTTTTTTCTGATTTTTCATCAATTCATCAGCAGGGCTATATGAAATTTGTAAATTAGCATTAGGATCTTTACTGCAACGCTCAATTTCCTCTAAAGTTAACTGACCGTTTGCAATTGGATTTAAACCTTTTATAGATTGTGCTACTTCACCGTCAGCCATACCTTTTATTTCAAATTCATGAATACCACAAAAATCGGCAATTTGTTTAAAAGTTAAAGAAGTATTTTCAATTAACCACATAGCCGTGGCTTTTGGCAGAAGCGGTAATGTTTTTTGCGAATTCATGATAATTGTTTTTTGGCTTAATTTAAGAAATTATAACAAATAGAGTTATTTAAGTCAATAGACCTCTTGCATATCGAAGCTAATAAAGAGGAATTTGAAGGAGACACGGAAGCGCTTGCTACCGCAGTGTACACTTTAGTACGTGAGGATGCGAGTACCGGATTGACGTATAAATTACCTTTAGAAGCAAGCTATGCAAGAGGTCTAATCTTCATTTAGAAACTTAACTATCTCCTCAACTACTTTCTTAGCATCGCCGAATAACATAAAAGTATTATCGTGATAAAATAGCTCATTTTCTATACCTGCATATCCTGAAGCCATAGAACGTTTAATAAACAAAATAGTACGTGCTTTTTCAACATCGAGTACCGGCATACCGTAAATCGGGCTGCTTGGATCGTTTTTAGCAGCAGGATTAGTTACGTCATTTGCCCCAATCACAAGCACTACGTCAGTGGTAGCGAAATCTCTATTAATTTCTTCAAGCTCAAGTACTTTCTCATAATCTATATTAGCTTCTGCAAGTAAAACATTCATATGCCCCGGCATTCTACCTGCTACCGGATGTACGGCAAAACGTACATTAATATCTGAACGTTCTAATATATCAACCATCTCTTTTATGATATGCTGAGACTGGGCTACTGCCATACCGTAACCGGGAACAATTATCACCGATGATGCATTAAGTAGTAAATGTGCCGCATCTTCAGGGCAGCTTGTTTTTGCTATTTTATCGTCGTCTATATCCTTGTTAATTCCGGTAGGTGCAGGCAAAAACGCTCCAAAAATAACCTTGATTAGTGAGCGATTCATCGCTTTGCACATTATATAGCTAAGTATAGCTCCGCTACTACCGACTAATGCTCCGGTAATAATAAGTAGGCTATTGCTAAGCGTAAAGCCTATACCTGCTGCTGCAAAACCTGAATAAGAATTTAGCATTGATACTATAACAGGCATATCTGCACCGCCCACCGGTATTATTAGTAATACTCCGATGAACAGCGATAAAAAAACTATTAGATTAAATAAAAATATACTCTCTGAACGAATAAATAATATTATAAGAAGAACTAATATTATTGCCGTTAATAAGCATATATATTGCTGACCGTAGAATTTTAACGGGCTACTTTTCATTAAGCCTTGTAGTTTTAGAAAAGCTATAACCGAACCGCTAAAAGTTAATGCCCCTATAGAAACTCCAAGCGATATTTCTATTAATGAGTTAATAGGTAAACTTCCTGCTATTCCTATAGAAAAATTTTCAGGTGCAAGTATCGTAGCGTAAGCTACAAATACCGCAGCAAGACCAACAAAAGAGTGAAATCCAGCAACTAATTGAGGCATTGCCGTCATGGAGATTTTAAGTGCAATAATCCCTCCGATTATACCGCCTAATAATATGGTTGCTATAATGGGTAATTTATGAGTAAAATCCGGGAGGAAAAAAGTAACGCCGACTGCTATCGCCATTCCCAAGATACCTATGGTACTACCTAAACGTGCTTGTTTCTGTGAGGATAAAAACTTTAGCGACAGAATAAAACAAACAGCCGCAACTAAGTATAATAACTGGATAATTTGTAGGGACATAGGGGAATTTATTTAATAATTTGGAAACGTCATTGCAAAAGAGTTTATCTGCGTGAACACCAAATCGTCATTGCGAGAAGAATTACGTAGTAATTTGACGAAGCAATCCAGTTAAAAATTCTGATTTACAGAATTTTTCTAATTATTTAACTGGATTGCCACGTCGCTTCGCTCCTCGCAATGACGGCTCAGTTCCATACGACAACGTCTGTTTGCAATGACGAGAGATTTTTAAAAAGTAAATCCTATACCTATAGAAACTATTAAAGGATTAAGTTTAACTTTAGAGGTCACGGTTTTATTACCTACTAAATTCGGTTTATACTCAAGTTTAGGATTTAAGAAAAATTGTCTTACGTCAATATTGATTAAAGTATCATCTTTAGCATAAAAATCTACACCTATTTGTCCTACGGCACCGTGTCCGTTTCTAATTTTAAGACCGGTAGCTTGCGTAAGCATATAAGAACCGTGATAACCTATGCCTATATACGGTCTTATTCCACCGTAAGGAGCTATATGAAATTGTCCGGTAACCGTTGCAGGAATCATATAAATAGGTTTGTTTTTTCCTAGTTTGACATTATCAACGCCATAATTATAAGCAACGGCTGCAAGGGATGTATATTTAGTGCGTAAAACATTAAAGCCAAGTGATAATTCAGTAGCTAAATAATTGTTAAAGAATATAGTAGTGGATGCATCACCTCCATAACCGTTTTTTGCAACTTCTCCTACTGGAACAGGTTGAGGAGAGGTAGGAGTAGGTAATCCTTTTTGCTTAGCACTTGAAAAAACACCTCCTAGACGCATCTTGAAAACTAAATTTCCTTCGTTTTCGTAATACGGTGTACTATCATAGTCAGGAGCAGAATCTACATCATCATACATGCTTTTAGCAAAACTATTAATACTTATGCTGGATACAAACAAAATTATCCCTAATTTTTTCACTATTCTTAACATATTAATTATAACCTTTACTTGCTTAAAATTGATTACCGTATTATTATATAAAATTTTTGTTTATATATTTATACCATTGTCATAAAAGATAGAATTCTTTTATGCTAAAAGTCAAGACATTTAAGTAAAATTATAGAAATTATTGGAGCATATTAATGAATGATGCATTAAAAACATATTTAACCGGTATAGGTTGGTTTTTACTTAGTTTAGTAAGTAGTAGTGCCAATGATGTAATGTCTAAATATCTTGGGACTCGTTTACATAGCTTTGAAGTAGCTTTTTTCCGCTTCTTTTTCAGTAGCATAGTTTTACTACCTTTTGTTTTTTATTACGGTAAAAATACCTTAAAAACAAGTCGTCCTTTTGTACATATATTAAGAGGATTATTATTATTTTTCGGTATGACTTCCTGGACTTACGGTCTTACCATAGCTCCCGTTACTACCGCAACCGTTGTAAGTTTTTCTATCCCTTTATTTACTTTAATACTTGCCGTATTTTTTCTTAACGAAAATATTATTTGGCAAAGATGGGTAGTTACCGTAGTAGGATTTATAGGGCTTGTTGTTACGCTTAAACCTCATGCCGAGGATTTTAACCCCGAAATTTTGTATTTTGTATTAGCGGCTATTTCATTTGCTATGCTTGACATTATTAATAAAAAATTCGTAATAAAAGAATCGATGATCAGTATGCTATTTTATTCGGCAATAGTAACTGCTGTAGTATCATTGCCTGTTGCATCGCAATATTGGCTAACCCCTAGCGGTTTTGAATTAGCTTTATTATTTGTACTCGGTAGCAGCGGAAGCTTAATATTATTCTTCCTGCTTAAAGCTTTTTCCATGGTAGATGCAACCGCTACCGCTCCTTATAGATATTTAGAGCTGGTGATTTCGGCAATAGCGGCATATTTCATATTTAATGAGTTTCCCGATAAAAGCACACTTCATGGAGCAGTAATAATAATTCCTGCTACCTTATTTATAATATACTCCGAAAAAAAAGCTATGAGTAGAAAACATGAATCGCAGTAAGCTAGTATTTTCAAGCGGTATCGCTAATACTTTTGAATGGTATGATTATGTATTATTCGGTTATTTTGCACCCATAATAGGAGCAAAATTTTTTCCGAATGATGATGCTAATACTTCTTTACTGCAAGCTTTTTTAGTATTTGCTATAGGTTATTTGGTAAGACCGTTGGGCGGCATATTTTTTGGTGTTATTGGTGATAGATTTGGACGCAAAGTAGCCTTAACTAGTGCGTTATTTTGCATGTCTGCCCCAACCGTATTAATAGGAATA
This window harbors:
- a CDS encoding cell cycle transcriptional regulator TrcR gives rise to the protein MNSQKTLPLLPKATAMWLIENTSLTFKQIADFCGIHEFEIKGMADGEVAQSIKGLNPIANGQLTLEEIERCSKDPNANLQISYSPADELMKNQKKQRAKYTPIARRQDKPDAIYWLLSNYPNIQDHQIIKLIGTTKTTIDAIRTRSHWNMNSIRPRDPVLLGICSQIDLNKIVESLKPPQNPTKES
- a CDS encoding palindromic element RPE1 domain-containing protein, whose amino-acid sequence is MELFKSIDLLHIEANKEEFEGDTEALATAVYTLVREDASTGLTYKLPLEASYARGLIFI
- a CDS encoding NAD(P)(+) transhydrogenase (Re/Si-specific) subunit beta codes for the protein MSLQIIQLLYLVAAVCFILSLKFLSSQKQARLGSTIGILGMAIAVGVTFFLPDFTHKLPIIATILLGGIIGGIIALKISMTAMPQLVAGFHSFVGLAAVFVAYATILAPENFSIGIAGSLPINSLIEISLGVSIGALTFSGSVIAFLKLQGLMKSSPLKFYGQQYICLLTAIILVLLIILFIRSESIFLFNLIVFLSLFIGVLLIIPVGGADMPVIVSMLNSYSGFAAAGIGFTLSNSLLIITGALVGSSGAILSYIMCKAMNRSLIKVIFGAFLPAPTGINKDIDDDKIAKTSCPEDAAHLLLNASSVIIVPGYGMAVAQSQHIIKEMVDILERSDINVRFAVHPVAGRMPGHMNVLLAEANIDYEKVLELEEINRDFATTDVVLVIGANDVTNPAAKNDPSSPIYGMPVLDVEKARTILFIKRSMASGYAGIENELFYHDNTFMLFGDAKKVVEEIVKFLNED
- a CDS encoding OmpW family outer membrane protein, with protein sequence MLRIVKKLGIILFVSSISINSFAKSMYDDVDSAPDYDSTPYYENEGNLVFKMRLGGVFSSAKQKGLPTPTSPQPVPVGEVAKNGYGGDASTTIFFNNYLATELSLGFNVLRTKYTSLAAVAYNYGVDNVKLGKNKPIYMIPATVTGQFHIAPYGGIRPYIGIGYHGSYMLTQATGLKIRNGHGAVGQIGVDFYAKDDTLINIDVRQFFLNPKLEYKPNLVGNKTVTSKVKLNPLIVSIGIGFTF
- a CDS encoding DMT family transporter; protein product: MNDALKTYLTGIGWFLLSLVSSSANDVMSKYLGTRLHSFEVAFFRFFFSSIVLLPFVFYYGKNTLKTSRPFVHILRGLLLFFGMTSWTYGLTIAPVTTATVVSFSIPLFTLILAVFFLNENIIWQRWVVTVVGFIGLVVTLKPHAEDFNPEILYFVLAAISFAMLDIINKKFVIKESMISMLFYSAIVTAVVSLPVASQYWLTPSGFELALLFVLGSSGSLILFFLLKAFSMVDATATAPYRYLELVISAIAAYFIFNEFPDKSTLHGAVIIIPATLFIIYSEKKAMSRKHESQ